The segment agagatgAAAGTCATTGAGTGAGGCGCAAGGCCCAGAACTATTTAGAGCATGAGATTTGAAACGGGCTGCTAAGCACGTCCCATGATGCTAGGATCCAATTGGATATTGCTGCGGGGCAGAGCTACGCCCCTGGGCTGTTCCTTCTGAGGTATAACTCAAAATGACACTCTGCaagttttgttattaacttcaataaactattgcaatgcataaaatatacacaatatcaatttctcattcattcagacaAGCTGCATTCGTCAAGATCATTCATTCGACACCAAACATGGGTACATGTTACATATAGGATACACATTTGGCAACTTGTGTTGCTAAGGTACGCAAGGCATAGAAAAAGACACGATTACATCGCAAGCATTGAAAAGACAGTAAGATGGATGCCCTATccctttgcatagtaagttcgaTTGATTGAAATAGCATTCTTTGTTTCTTTCCCTTTTGAATCATATTTGCTAGCGCATTTGTTGAGCGCATGTTGTGAGTCCTGTTTTGAGGAAGGTGGGGGAAACACCATGCTGCTCAAAAAGGGGTCGGGGGAGTTCAGCGGCCGGGATGCCCAGTCTGGAGTCAATCATTCTCCTTTGTTCATTCCTAACTCAATTTGTGGTAACTTAGGTCACGAGTGAGTGGACAACTGGTTCTTTTGGAGGATCTCATAGAGAGGGGGAGGGGGGTCATGAGTTTGGCCAGGGGTGACAGTTTTCCATTTGCCCTAACAAGTCTTCCAGCACAAATCACTCGTTATCCCCCTCATGGGATTATCTTTTATTGCTGCTTTGTTCCCTGGGGTGATAGCGCGATCAGCAGACGAAGTTTGGCGTAGACAGAGTAGCGCTTCTCACAGTTTTCTGATGCCAATTGGTCAGGATAAAAGATTCTTTGTTCTTCCTCGGAGCGTGATGACTTGATCGTTATTTGCACTTTGCATAACCGAAATCCTACAACAGTAAAGTAcaccatggacaaaacacattgctttaaaatgtgaattagaatttctatcattgtaggagcctcgtataggattcttattggaatcctttaagATTGTTTTGACGAgggaatattttgcagattctgaaagggggatgtacacttttgacctcaactgtaattgtgGTTGCAACAATGTGGTTGCCGAGAAACAAAGAGGTctatgtttgtagagtaatttacagcatttttgattgtggctcaaccaatcagaatcaaggaccagaACTATCCAttctagacattttgtttgaaactctgtccacactaaggggatctgttaggcttttctttattgtgaattttcatgtgcctttcaatgcttcctttttgactgaaactgtttccacactgtttgcatgtgtaaggcttctctccagtgtgaattctcatgtgaatgttaaggtatcttttttgagtgaaactctttccacactgttggcatgtgtaaggcttctctccagtgtgaaatctcatgtgtctgttaaggtttactttttcagtgaaactttttccacactgtttgcatgtgtatggcttctttccagtgtggactctcatgtgtctgttaaggcttcctttttgagtgaaactctttccacactgttggcatgtgtaaggcttctctccagtgtgaaatctcatgtgtctgttaaggcttcctttttcagtgaaactctttccacactgtaggcatgtgtaaggcttctctccagtgtgaaatatcatgtgtctgttaaggcttccttcaTCAGtgcaactctttccacactgtttgcatgagtaaggcttctctccagtgtgacatctcatgtgtctgttaaggcttctcttttcagtgaaactctttccacactgtttgcatgagtaaggcttctctccagtgtgaattctcatgtgacttcTAAGGTGtgcttgttgtttgaaactctttccacactgtttgcatgagtaaggcttctctccagtgtgaattctcatgtgacttttaaggtgtgcttgttgtttgaaactctttccacactgtttgcatgagtagggcttctctccagtttgaaatctcatgtgtctgttaaggcacaAGTAAGTGAAAATACTCATAGTTTCTGTCTTTTGAGCACTTTTTTGgttagaagtcttttcagactctaaagaacaaaaagatttttctccagatatgaaattattaagattctcaaactgatctttctcttcagtttcattcagtacttctctctccttTTTCAGTGCAGTTAGgcctaaggtggaaaaacaaagagataaaagttaacccaAGTTTAATGGCACAAATCAATTAACATAACAACATGTAGCTAAGTAATGCATGCATGCTAGATCCTATTCCAGGGtctccaaacctgatcctggtcggccggtaccctacagagattaagttggctgttatacaattaattaaatctagaaaatctatatagactgatctcaGTTATTATATACTATTTTTATTTCTCCTAGTGAATAAAATTCAACAAAATTAGAGAGAGACTAGGAAAAAAGAAAGGGGACAAACTCCCCACTTAACCATCAGATGAAAAATACATCACAAAATAATTCCTTCTGAATTGTGATCTGTATTTAATTCAtcaaagtgcacacacacacacacacacacacacaggaacaTGCAGCCGAAGCACTGGTAAACTCTGGCAGCTAATGCTGTTAAACTAACCTGGTCCAGGACTTTCGGTTTGGTAATGTGCACGGTGTCTGCGCTCCGCATTATTTCATGTAATATCTTAAGAATACACCTTATTTGATCAGCACATCAAACTTgttgaaccttttttttttttttttgaaagtctacaCTGTCggaatttacatttaaaatgagcAAGCCTACGAGGACAGGCGGTAAACAACAAGCTCATCATGATCAGGCCTGTCAAGAAAGCAGCAAAAGGAATCCACATCTTCGCAGCTTACAATCAAATCCCTAGTTAAGGAGCTTGAAAGATTCATAAGAGAGATGACTGGGGAATTAGTTGCACTTTTAAACACCTCTCTGTAACAAATTCGATCTTCAGTCATATCGTTCAGTGCAACCATAATAGCACAGGTAGCTACGATCAACGAGATGGAAGCGGGCCTTTTAGAACACAGTGACCGAATAACTCAGCTTGAGCATGATGTAAAAGCTCTTCAGTCAAAACTGATAATCACCGAAAAGGAAAACACGGCTCTTAAAGCTAATATAGATTTGATATCTCACTCGAAGTGCCAAAATCTACGACTTGTAGGTTTACTGGAGGACATTGAAGGAAAGAACGCAAGTGAGTATGTGTCTAACCTGCTTTCCGAGCTTCTTGGCGATTGCCTAGCAGAACCTGGATCGTGTCCACCACAGTCTCCGGCCTAAACCTTGCGCAGACGAACCCCCACGGCTGCTGATAATCAGATTTCACCGATACATCATTAAGGAAACTGTCATGAGATAGTTTAAATCCCAAAAGGACTTTTCCTACAAAGGCCACAAGATCAAGATGTACGAGGACTTCAGCATAGAGTTGGCGAGTACACAAGCAGCGTTTAACAAGATCAAGAGCCTACTTTACAAGCAAGGAGTACGATTTGGAAGGCTGTACACGACTCATCTCCGAGTGAGCTATAAGAGCGCGGAACGGATCTTTGATTCTTCTGAGGCAGCGGAGTCATTTTCCCAGAAGAACTTTCCTAACTGACTTTGGCAATAATGGACTAATGTGCATTTCCATGATGAGCAGGTGAATTCTGCAGGTTTAAGCTGCGGTAAATAAGATGGCTTTATACTGGGCCATCAGTTAACGTCATAGACTTTTGAATGTAATCTTTACTCCATCCTGGTCTTCAAGACCAGAAATGGTTATCTCTCTCGATGCAGAGAAGGTATTTGACCTGGTGGAGTGAGATTACTTATTCATCGCAAAAATCTGGATTCGGATCTAAATTCATCTCATTGATTCGTTAACTATATTCCACTCACTCAGCTTGCGTGAAAACAAACTCTGAAAATTACCCTTATTTCTCGCTTTCTCGTAGCACCCGTCAAGGGTGTCCACGCTCACCTCTCCTTTTTGCTTTGGCTATAGAGCCTCTCTCTATAGCCTTAAAATCGGCTTCAGTGTTTTCAGATATTTGTAGAGGGGGAATTTACAGatggtgtgttcctccctgccaacgcttcattgttagtggggatacacacagtctgtttGTGGTCTGCTTgagagcggagcatgcacagtcagccctcgagggatGAACGTCTTCTGCTGCGTCTGCATCTGATTGGttgcagactacgttcagagcgtGCTTCGCCAATtgcattccccatagcgtttgacgcagcgtctcgttccctcagggaaccagggttacatacgtaacctgagacgttccctgaGATAGAGTACGATCATCCTCTAGGGGGCGCTATCGGGAACAAAGTTATTCTTATCCTAGGTAGCAGATGGTCAAaaggtatctgtgatgatacctAAGTGTAGTTGGGCCCAAAGAGACTGGGGTTTTAAATCAATTCAAAAACGGAAACAACGTCTAGCACGTAACTAGCAGAATGAGGAGCATGACATCATCCACAAGGCTTGAGAAGTGGGAATCAACCTGGACATCAGaaaggacaggctcctaaccctgagggACAGGGAGGAAAACCTGACCCACTAAGAGACTGCTCTCTATGAGGGATCCTTCCCGGAAAAGGGGAGCACGCCCTATCCATCAACCCTtcgctcatatgtgaccctggaccacaaaaccagtcataaggttaaatttgacaaaactgagatttatacaccatatgaaagctcaataaataagctttctattgatgtatggtttgttaggataggacaatatttggctgagatacatctatttgaaatcagaaatctgaggatgcaaaaaaatcaaaaagactgagaaaatcacctttaaagttgtccaaattaggttcttaacaatgcatattacaaaccaaaaattacattttgatatgtttacagtaggaattttacaaaaaaatcttcatggaacatgaactttacttaatttcttaatgatttttggcataaaagaaaaatcaaaaattttgacccatgcaatgtatttttggctattgctacaaatataccccagcgacttaagactggttttgtggtccagggtcacatatagctgcACAGAAACTGCAATCTCCCCTGCCCTCAGACTGAAGGGGGTACTTCCAAGGGGATTAGCCTTATCAGAGTGTGCCACACTGATGGCGTTCCCCATAGGGCCCCCTAGAGGATGCGATTCGAAGTTCCCTCGTGAGGGAActatgtagtatatatgccaggtAAGTATGTAGCGCTGTAATTCTGCCACAGAGATGCACTTAAAAACACAATTTTGACTATGCGCATAAACCTTGCAGATGgtatacttatttaaaaaaaaaaaaaatgtattaatgtttACGTTACGTTACTTAATAAAAAGATCATTGAGTGCTTGTTCGTGTTTTTGTTACGTGATGTAGCAGTGTCTGACCAGGCGTCAACTGatgacattatttaaaaaaaaaaaacaataactcacACAACATGTTTCTGTAAGGAAGAGAGTTTCTTAAAGGAAccatatgtaggattgtggccaaaactggtactgcaatcactttcaaaatactgtagaatggtgTATCCCCTCCCACTCCCCcccgactcgaggttgccagctaagctgcaggagtaggctgctacaaggagcttccaatggcaagtgacgagtcttacacagtaatttgtttttcttctgttaatgtttatgcttcacaagagatgttttgcgaagtaattatgtatcgcaaaaatttacagatggcaattagccaaatatttcataaagatgtactgtaataccacatttcagtcggaacatagattgttctcataccctgctcgtggtgcgatataaagctttttatgaacgcatttagcacggccgaacgtggaaaatccactgtgtagcctacggaagcaaagttagccaaacatagatgaatcttacctgtcaaggagaaaattaccaacgttggcatctatcttcaaattcttctcagTTTTCAGccatctccatctttcaaaggcatctcctatacaaatccttgttttatttcggactttgtcacgacatatttcggattcataacgaggtcttttaggtttcgtaactttatacatgttttatccgactcgttcttagcagcagctgtaactaactagagcagagctggcatggcaacccgtctcacgaaactctactgacttcgtgattggtagatagctggagggtggagcctcagaccaaaacacaaaatgataacaataacatcagttgagggctgcaactctcacttttaaatgacaatatcctggccggaccactgttgtcagtgatataagtatttgaaatgaacatgatttcttaatgtctagtgccattttatgattaactgacataaatttcttacatacggttcctttaaatcaGTCTGTATGTACAGtctgtttttaaaattttaaaacaaaaaggttaTTTCAATTGCATGCGGATTCATTTAGATGTAGCTCTAGTgtccactggctgttttatttgcttatcaaatgtgaccctttgccacaaaaccagtcttaagtcgctggggtgtatttgtaacaatagccaaaaatacattgtatgggtcaaaattattgatttttctttcatgccaaaaatcattaggaaattaagtaaagatcatgttccatgaaattttttttgtaaaattcctactataaatatatcaaaatgtaatttttgattagtaatatgcattgttaagaacttaagttggagaactttaaaggtgattttcttagtattttaattttttcgcaccctcagattatagattttcaaatagatgtatctcggccaaatattgtcctatcctaacaaaccatatgtcaATAGAAAGCTTTAATTATTGAGCTtgtatatgatgtatacatctcagttttgtaaaatttaaccatatgactgattttgtggtccagggtcacatatgtagacagcatgcagtagccaaatgtaaTCACTCACATTTCAAGATTAAGTTATTTTCTTAGATACTTCTGCATAATTAGCataagtgctagaaatcaatggtttaatattagaagcagatattaGGTTTAATGTTACTAATTACATCTTATTGGtacaacttaaatgcatgatctcataataacaaatggccagtgtgaaagcaggatattctcagctgcacttgaaggcagtgttagtatttgcatatgatctcaacacttctgttgaatgtctcaatatttctacacctgtgtgaaattattcataaatattcatttcaggtttgagaatgaaaaccaacctgtttgttcctcagtatcttcttgtttgactctgaatgtttctttaatctccatgtcttcactctcctctttaataaactccatctttgtttgttcctcagtatcttcttgtttgactctgaatgcttcttcaatcttcatatcttcactctccactttaataaacggcatctttataatagtgtgtcacgtgaaTCTCAGTTGCTCCtccagtttttctgtgtttgaacactttgtcctgtttaagatgtgaaaaattaacagaaagaaaatcaatgcaaactaaatctctgtgtgctTCTCAATCAGAGCTATTTCACTGAAAGGGTGTGGGTACGAGTGAGAGTTAATGGCCTGATTATTGCTCAACACTGAAATTTTACCAATAGATAATAACTGAACacagaaaatcaaaataaaagaAATTACACACAGTTACCATTTTTAATGAATTAAGATTAAGTATTTAGTGATTAAATTGCGTTTAATATATTACATGTAGACATAGAAAACTGCTATTGTTTGTGAAAGATCATTAGACGTGTTTGTTGTTCTCGttgtatttccagtgttttgagcagcagatgtcgtcagtgtGCGGTGATTTAAAAGTGAATCATTTGTGAAGCAAGTGATTCAGTTGAACTGGAGTTTTGAAAAGATTCGTTTCTCCATCACTGAATAAATCCGTGTTTATCATCTGATTCACTAAATACGGACCGAAATGAGACGCTCCTCTTCTGTTACTCGTGTAACAGAATGATCAACTACCTTTACAATGTTTGTAAAAACTATGAAGCAGACAGACCGTGGTGTATCAAATTAAAcactttaaattattaaaaccacaaacctttcttcagctcaaactgatgcaggagcgcggcGCATATGTATGACGTCACAGCaccatcttaaaaataaaagtcctgttcacacgCTGCTGTGTCTACAAAAGTTCACAGGTATGTACATAAAGaacattcaaataataaaacatCCCAGAGAATTGTTCTTAGAGAAATA is part of the Garra rufa chromosome 1, GarRuf1.0, whole genome shotgun sequence genome and harbors:
- the LOC141319041 gene encoding uncharacterized protein; the protein is MSIFTYLCLNRHMRFQTGEKPYSCKQCGKSFKQQAHLKSHMRIHTGEKPYSCKQCGKSFKQQAHLRSHMRIHTGEKPYSCKQCGKSFTEKRSLNRHMRCHTGEKPYSCKQCGKSCTDEGSLNRHMIFHTGEKPYTCLQCGKSFTEKGSLNRHMRFHTGEKPYTCQQCGKSFTQKGSLNRHMRVHTGKKPYTCKQCGKSFTEKVNLNRHMRFHTGEKPYTCQQCGKSFTQKRYLNIHMRIHTGEKPYTCKQCGNSFSQKGSIERHMKIHNKEKPNRSP